The genome window TCTTTCATCAAATTTTAAGCTCGAAACACTTGAGCAATTTTTCCGGGATGCCAGCATGGATTACAGGCCGGAACCGGAAAACCTGACTCGAGAAGTGGAGCCCGATCCGGAGTTCATTCAATCCATTGAAAAACTTGGAGAGATTGAATTTGAGGATGGGCGTCGATTGGTTGTGGTTTCTTCATTGCTAACAGGGGAAATTACAGACAAAACCAGTAAGAAAAAGCAGTTCGATATCGGGTGGAAGTTCCTGAAGAAACGGTTTTATGATGCCGGGATTTTCATCTTCCGGGACGATCGTGGCCACTTTCGGTTCAGCCTGATTGTTACCAAATATACGGGGAACAAACGAACGCACACCCCTTTCCGCCGCTATACGTATTATGTACATCCCGGAAAGCCCAACAAAACGTTTATTAACCAGATTGGGAAGGCGGACTTTTCTTCCATTGATTCGATTCTGAAAGCATTTTCCATTGATGCGGTTTCGGATGACTTTTACAATGCCTTCAAACCCAAGTTCAATGAGATTTCTTCAAGTGTGCAGGGTACGGATGATGCTAACCTGAAAGAGGACTTTGCCCTGTTGTTTGTGATACGGGTGATTTTTATCGGATTTGTGCAAAAGCGGGGATGGCTTAAAAAGAATGAGTTTTTGCAGCAGTTTTGGAAGGAATATCAAGAAACTGGTACTGAGGAGAATACACTTTACAAAAACTGGCTGGTACCCCTCTTTTTTGAGGCGTTAAACACTCAACCGGGTCATCAGGTGAAATACCGGAATAACGATTTTTCGGAAGAGACACAGCGGATTTTACAGATGGCTCCGTATTTGAATGGTGAGCTGTTCAAGGAGAAGAAAGGATATGACGATCAGGGATTGTGGATACCGGATGCTCAAATCGGGGAGTTCATTGACTTCCTGTTTCAGTACAATTTTACCATCGAGGAAAACACCTTTTATGATGAGGAGCTGGAGCTGAACCCGGAATTTCTGGGAATTATTTTTGAACGGCTGGTGAACAAGGAAGACGGGGCGGTTTATACTCCCAGAACCGAAGTGGATTTTATGTGCCGTATGGGTCTGGTGAAGTGGCTGCAGAAAAATAGTTCAGCTGATACCAACGACTTGTATCATCTGTTTTTCCGGGATCGTGGACAAGATCCTGAATTTGATGAAGATCAAAAGCAGGGCGATTTTACCACGGCACAAATTCAGAGAGTTGGTGGATCTGCTCAGCAATGTAACGGTGTGTGATCCGGCTGCCGGTTCGGGAGCGTTTGAAGTGGGGATGCTGCATGTGCTCCATGATATTTTGGATAATCTATACCACCGGCATAATGCACCCAAAGATCTGCCTGAATGGGATGATTTTGAGCAAAAGAAATCCATTATTGCCCGTTCGCTGTACGGGGTGGAAGTGAAGGAATGGGCGGTTTGGATTAACCAGCTCCGGCTGTGGCTCACCCTGTTTATTGATATGCCGGATGATTACAAGAATTCATTGCAACCGCTGTTACCCAGCCTGAATTTTAAGGTCCGCCAGGGCGACTCGCTGGTGCAGCGCATTGGCAACAAGTTGTTCCCTGGTTCAGGGGCACGCCCATCTCTCCAAAAATATAAAACGCAAGATCACCGAGCTGAAAAAGGCCAAGGTGGATTTCTTTTACAACAAGGGCGGTTCGTATGACGACTTGCGCGGAAAAGAGAACGATATTTTCCGGGCTATTTTGGATGAGGAAATTGTAGCTAAACGGAAAGAACTGCGGGGTTTTGCCAATCCCAGGGGCGTACAAGGAAATTTACTGGGCGATTCAGGTCCCGCTCAGTCGAACATAGACCTGGATGAGAAGGAAAAAGAAAAACTGAAAGCTGAGATCACAGAACTGGAAGACCAGAAGAAGGCCCTGGGCGAAAACCATCCGCTGATCTGGAATATTGAGTTTGCCGAGATCTTTTTTGACCGGGGTGGTTTTGATGTGGTGATCGGGAATCCGCCGTATGTACGGCAGGAAGGTATTGGAGACCCAATGGGAAATTTGGAGCCCAAAGATTATAAGAACCAGTTGGAAGCTGCTGTCCGGGGTGATTTTCCAAAGTATTTTACTTCCGGGATTAAGATTAGCGGACGGTCTGATTTGTACACCTATTTCTACATTCGTTCCCTACGGCTGTTGAATGAGAAAGGGAGAGCTGATCTTTATCTGCTCCAACTCCTGGCTGGATGTGGGCTATGGCGACTGGTTGCAACGATTCCTGCTGCGCATGACCGAAGTGGACGGCATTGTGGACAACCACGCCAAGCGAAGTTTTGCCAGCGCCGATGTAAATACGGTGATTACCTTTATGGGCGCACCCAAACAACGCAAAGACTGGATGGAAGGAACCGTTCCGTTCATTGCCTTTAAGAAGCCCTTTGAAGAAGTGATCATTGCCGACCACCTGCTCACCATAGAACACGCTAAGCAAACCATAGCCAACGATCAATTTCGCGTATTCCCGGTGCCCAAAAAGCGCTTGGTGGAAGAAGGCTCCGAGTTTAACAGCCCGGAAGACAAAAAAATGCTGGAGGGAACCTATGTGGGAGATAAATGGGGTGGCAAATACCTGCGGGCCCCGGATATCTTTTTTACGATTTTAGAAAAAGGGGAAGGCAAATTAGAGAAATTGAAGGAGATTGCTGATATAGAATTTGGAATAAAGACAGGTGCTAACGATTTCTTTTACTTAACGAAAGAAGAGGCAGAATACCATAAAATAGAAGAAGATTACCTCAAACCAGCGATTCTGAAAACTGATGAAATTAAGATTCCAATTTTGTCTAAAAATGATTTTGATGGGTATTTCTTTTGGTGTTCTAAGGAGAAAGATGATTTACAAGGTACAAATGCACTAAAGTACATTAACTGGGGTGAACAGCAACCCAATCGAAATCAAACAAGGTAATAGAAAAGGAGAATTTTATGATGGCTTTCATGAGGTAGCAAGTGTACAAAGTAGAAGTAATTGGTATGATATAGCAAAAAGAATCCCGCACCGGTTTGGTGGATTATTGCACATAATGAACGGTCTATCGCCTTTTACAATGAAGATTATGTGTGCAGTGATAATTTCTTTGAGATTACTCCATATAAATATCCGCCAGAGACATTAGCTCTATATTTATCATCAACCGTAGCTTGTTTTTATAAAGAACTACTTGGACGATCAAATTTTGGTGGTGGATTATTAAAAACCCAAAAGCCAGACTTACAGAAGATTGATGTTGTTAAGGATTTAAAAATTGATAAATCTATTCAATTTGCCTCAAATATAGTTGAATCAATCTTCAAAGAATGCGGCATCAATCCCGAATCCGAGGTTCCCATTTCTGAGCAAGAGCCCAATCCGCTGCCCGACCGCGCCGAGTTAGACAACATCGTCTTCGACGCCCTCGGCCTCACCGAAGAAGAACGTAAAGAAGTGTACCGGGCTGTGTGCCAGTTGGTGTGGAATAGGGTTAGTAAGGCGAGGAGTGTTTAATTAAATGAAGAGATTATGAAAACGACCTATTTCACGACTTTTCAACTTGGTAACAAAGATCAAGCCATTAGAAAATTATTCTGAATTATATAAAATCATCAGAAACTGGCTTGAAAAACCAATTCGAGGTTTCAAGCTTCCAGAAAAATACAATTTTATAAAAGAGAATATTGATTATGAAAATAATGGACATCGTCTTTCAACGATGTATGATAGTTCTACAGATTTTGGAAAATATTTAGCAATAAAATATGAGCATCCGGATAGTTCAGAAGACAGACATAAAGTGGAGAACCGAAATAATTATCGGCGACAAGATAAGGGAGACGGACAGTTCGTCTCGCATAGCAGTTCGGATATCTTACGGTGGATCTTCTCCACATTTTCGCCCGGTAAGAACGGTATAATAGTCGTCCAAGTATCAGTCAATAGTACTTTTAAATGAAATCGGTGCTTTTGAGTCACTACCGTTAATTGATGGGCATTTAAGACTTCCTGAAAGTGATATACAACAATTTGTGCATTTACTTTCTGATGAAAACAGATACCTACCAATTTTATTTATTAGTAAAGATTCAGAGACAAATCAACCAATCAGTTGATATTGATAAATTAACCTCCATGTGTTCAGGGTTGGCTTATATATTGTTGGCAGATAATAAAAATGTGACATGGAAGTTAGACGCCTTCCTTGGTGCAACTCACAACTGTTTTGATGGTGCAATAAGAATCTATTGGCCGAAATTTAAGGTCTCAGATAATCGTTTTTCACATCCATTATGGACAAGTGATAAAATTGAAAATATAAACCAAAGACCTGGTGGCTTTGAGTCCTATATTTTCAATATACTTTGCGACCATTCATCAAGTAGATTTGTGCATGAAGCACTTACTTGGGAAGGTGCAAATAGAGTCTTTAGAAAAATAGAGATTGAAGAATTAAAGAAGGCAGGGAATAAGGATGAATGGATTGACCTTCTTGAAGATGAGAACGCGGATCTAACTGCTCGGGTTAACGGGTTTGAGAATGAAAATGATGCTTTGCGACAGGAGAACTTTCAATTAAAGTCTCAAGTTAATCAGTTTAAGTATCAATTAAATGAAAAAGATACTACTGGAAATTTATCGGAAGAACTTGAGGAGTTCGAAAGTGTTCATGCAAATTATAAATCACTTTAATGACAAATATTCTGAGTTTATTGAAATTCCAAAGAATATAACTAGTAAACGAACATTTTGAAGATTTAGATTCTCTATTTGCCGCTTTGAAATGGTTGACACTGACCTATCGTCAAGCAAGATTAGGTAGAATTAAGTATTTCTGATTTCAATCATAATTGCATGGAAAGTTCTGCGATTTCTTATGAGGCAAATCAATCTGATATAACAATTGGGACAATTTCCTGATGAATATAAAATGAACTATAATGGTAAAAAGGCAGTCTGCTCAAAGAGCATATCGGACAAGGATCATCTAAACAACCGAGATATACAATACGAATTGCTTTCTTTTTTGATGAAAAATATGAAAAGGTTGTTGTTGGATATATGGGGCAACATCAAAAAACGAGGGCAACTTAAAAACATGAGGAAATCGTGCCAAACAGACCACATCTATACTTTCGGGGAGAGCAGTTATTAGAGGGGCGTTTTAGTTATCGCAGCAGATACACGACCCCAATAGTAACAAAGACGATAATCCAGATCCGGATTATCGTCCCATGCAGAATGTGTTCAGGCAGAGTTTGGCAAGTTTTACGCGAAAAAGAAATCTGAGAAGAGAGCGAAGAAACCCGGACATTCGGCTTCCCCATAAGGATTACATTCAGTTGAATTTTTATGGTGTCTACGATAATGCCAAATTTGAAAAAACGTATCGAGATAATTTTGGAATAAGTCCTGTTACCTTTTGGAATTTTAATCGCTCTGGGCTCTTTATCATAGAATCACCAAATCGTTTTGAAAGGTTTATCAGAGATGTCCAAACATTTATTGATGCAGATGATCCATTAGAAAACACTGGTAGTTACTCAGGTGCAATTCGGTTTATTGAATCTTTTGATGGTTATTCGACAGAAGAAATCATGCAATTAAGTGGAGCCCATCGACATGTAGTTATTGACGTCTTTAAAACGCTTCGTTTATCCAATCAATTTTTTGTACCGGTTCGTGAACGGTTGCAAGAGTATTTAGAAGAACGAGATATCTCATATGAGTTTAATGCAACTGCAGAGATTCTCTTGAACTTACTGACCCAACTCAGGAAATATTGATTGAGATTGCTAATAATTTCGATATTATTCAGAGCATATCCTCTCATGATGCCGGAGTTATTCGCCCTTCAAGGTTTGGGGAACCTATACGTGAATTCGGTTTTTCAGTGAATGAAACAGGCATTGATGAGCTACCTATTATTGGCATCCTTGACTCTGGTGTAAGTGATCAAACCCCATTGGCACCGTTATTGATTCAGACAACTCCCAATTTTGATCTGACAAATACGGATCCATTTACTGATGAAATAGATCATGGCACAGGAGTGGCTGCTATAGCTGCTTTAGGTACAAAGCCATACCCTGAATTTCTTGGAGAATTTGAAGCCGATGCCCAGAATTCTTCCTATTAAGATAATTCATACTAACCATACACCCATATCTCAAAAAGGGATTCTTGAAGCCATTCGAAGGGCAAACCGAGAGTCTGGTGTACGTATTATGGTATTGGCTGTATCTTGGGACGATCACAAGAGAACGCACGAAAAACCATCAGAATATACATTTGCTCTTGATCAATTGGCAAATGAACTGGACATCCTCATTTTTATATCCACCGGAAATCGAAATGATATACTACGTGGAGTGAATGGATTTCTCAATTACCCGGATCACTTTCTTGATGAAGAATCAAATCTGAATACTCCTGCCGAAAGCATGAATAATATTACGGTAGGAGCAATAGCCGATAATTTATCTGGAGAAGGATTATCAGGGATTTTCAATTGACAGAAGTTATCCTGCAGTATACAGTAAAAAGTTCCATTATAACTGGGCAGATGAACATCTAAAAGAAAGTATTATAAACCTGAAACTAACTAAGCCGGACATTTTAATGCCTGGAGGTGATTATCCTGGTGAAGGTTTTACAGACAGAACAGATCCAGAACTTTTCGGTTTTAAAGTGGTCTCATCAGAAACGGGAGAATATTTCGAAAAAAATGCCCGGTACAAGTTACGCCGCTCCACTTGCAGCTAATCTTGCTGCACGATTAATGCAACAATATCCGGATATCACAAACATTCAAACAATCAAAGCCTTGATTCTAAACTCTTCACGTGAAATAAGGTTTGGTCCTGATTTTGATAATGTACATAAACGTATAAGAAATGCAGTATGCGGTTTGGGTGTACCTGATGAATCCATATGTCTCCATTCAGATAATCACAGAGCAACGTTTATCATTGAGGGTTCAATACGACCTGAAAAGATGGAGGTATTTGAACTAAAGCTCCCTGAATATCTTCTTGAAGCTGATAGAGACATGGGATTGCTAAAGATTCATGCCACTCTATGTTTTAAATTCAATCCCGTTTCTGAAAATCAACTTGCTTATTGTCCTGTACATTTTGCTTTTGGTTTCTTTAAGAATATACCTGTTGATGATATTCAAAACGGAAAACTTAGTGAAACGAAACTAAAGCAAGGATGGACGGAAGATTACTATTTTGCAAAAGGCATTTTAAGTAATACTCAAAAAGTTGATTTCTCAATCAGCAAACCGGATTTAGTAACAGAGGAAAATACGGTTAGAATAGGAGTGCACAGCAAGCTTCATAAATATCTCGATGGAGGGCGTAAGACTGAAAATACACGAGAACACTCCTACTCGCTTGTGATCAGTATTGAAGAAACGACCAGAGAGGAGGTACGGATCAACAACTTATATGATGAATTGGTAGCAATAAATGAACTTGAAGCAATTGGAGAAATTGAAATTGAACTTGAGGCTGAAACCTAATCAGAAACAGATTGTTGTTTCTTTTCCTTTTAATTGTGTTTATCCAATATTGAGTCTTAATAATGGGGTTAAGATGGGTTGTTTTTTGTTTTAGGTCGAACAAGCTATTCTTAATTGCACCAATTAATGTCCGCTGAATACTTGTAATAAGAAAGGCCATCTGCAAGTTCTACAATCTCCTCAAGCCTTCTTCGCGATCAAGTGAAAAAGGGCCTGCATTCAGCGTTTTATCAATTAATTGTTTGATTTTGTTTTTATCTGGTAATTCTAATTTCAGTTTTACATCGAAACGACGAATTAAAGCGGAATCAATAATATGGGAATGGTTTGTTGCAGCTATGAGAACCACATTTTGAGGCAGATAATCGAACAGTTGCAAAAAGGTATTGACAACCCTTTTCATTTCAGCATGATCTTGGTTTGCATCTCTCAATTTTCCAAGCGTATCAAACTCATCAAAAAATAATACACGCTCATTTCGGGCAGCTTTTTGAACAGTCTGAGTTTACTGGTTTCGCCCAATTTAGAAGATACGATTGCTCCGACATTCACTACATACATGGGGCGATTTAATCTTCCGGCCAACACATAAGCAGCTAATGTTTTTCCACAACCTGATGGGCCGTGCAGAAACACCTTGTTGGAAACAGGTAGTTCATATTTTTTTAAATACTAAAATTTTCCTGTTCTTTTATGAATAGTTTTAATGACTCACTGACATAATTATCACTGATAAGATCATCAAAAGTATATCTTGAACTTAATTTTTCAAGAATGAGATCTTTTAAAGACTGATCCTCAATGGGTACAGATTCTGCAATTCTGCTTTTGAAAAGACAGGTCCGGCAGTTCACCGCCTGTTTTTGCCAACTCTGCTTAAGAATGGATTGAAGTTCCAAAGCAAAATTATGCTTATTGATCTTTTTGGAATAATCAATCAATCCCTGCACTTTTTCCTTAAGACGCTTTTCATCGTTTTGCAGAGCGTAACGGGTAATTTCTTTTATGTAGTCGTATTGGCTCATGATTCCAATCGATATTTATATGAGCAGAGTGATAATTTTATTTCGATGATGTTGCTAAATAATAAAAATAGGCAGTGACAGCCTTATGACACCTTAGACCGTATATTTAAAATGTAACATTTTTTTTGAATGAACCATTATTTTATCATAGATGAAACGCAAAGCCACAATGTGCAATTCAGTTCGTGTAATGGCAAAAAAGGTTAAATGACCGTAAAATGAAACAGCTGAAAAGTTCAAATCAGATTATGGGTGAGCGCAAAATTTAGCATTTGGCATCATACTATCACTTTAAAACATTTATAATGTCTTCATCTTCATAATATACTGTTTTTAAAAAAAGAACCTTTACAACAAAATTGCATGACCATGGGGTTATTCTTTTATTCCAGCCTCTGTTTAAATTGACCTGACAAAAACAAATGCCTACCAAAGCTTTTATCACCAACAGTAAAACACAAGCCAGGACTTTAAAGAAAAGACTACATGAATTAATCAGTCACAGTGCTGAACTGAAATTTCTTGTCGGCTTTTTCTATTTCTCAGGGTGGAGAGAATTATACAGTGCTCTAAAAGAGAAAGAGGATCTGACGATTAAGCTTTTGGTTGGGCTACAAATCGACCATTTGCTGGGAAAAATGGTTGAGGTGGAAACAGAGGATGGAGAAAAGTCCAATAGGGAAATTGCCGACCGACTGATGGAATCTTTTTCCAAAGCTTTGAATGATGAGGAACTGGATCACGAAGAATTTTACAAGCAGGTGGATTTCTTTATCGGTCTGCTGGAAAGCGGCCGCTTGCAGATTCGAAAAACACAGGAGCCAAACCATGCTAAGCTCTATTTCTTTAAATATGATGATGCGTCTAAAACGCTGATCGAATCCAGTTTTATCACCGGCAGCAGTAACCTCACCAGAGCAGGTATGCAAGAGCAGAATGAATTCAATGTAGAGCTGCGCGATTTGGGAGCAAGCGAGGCCGAAGCCTATTTTGATGAACTTTGGGATACGGCCATTCGAATTACAGAAGATGATGCCACAAAAGAGTATTTGATACAACTTATCAAAAATCGTACCCAGGCGGCGACCGTTTCCCCATTTGAAGCATACATCATGGTGCTTCAAACATACCTGGAGCTGATGGATCAGAAGAAGATAAAGCCCCAGATCAAGGATCTTCTCGAAAAGCAGGGGTACATAGAATATACCTACCAGACGGATGCCGTGAAGCAAGCACTGACGATCATTGATCAATATCACGGAGCCATTATTGCAGATGTTGTTGGTTTAGGGAAATCTGTGATTGCAAGCCTGGTGGCAAAAAGTCTTGGAAAAAGGGGAATGATTATTTGTCCACCCGGATTGATGGGCGACCCCAAAGCTAAAACATCCGGCTGGCACAAATACACCCAGGATTTCAAGCTCTATGATTGGGAAGTCCATTCCGCCGGTAATCTGGAAGCGGCTTCGAACTATCTGAATGAATGGGGGGAGGATATAGAAATCGTCATTATTGATGAGGCGCACCGTTTTCGGAATCAGGACACGCAGGATTATGAATATCTCAGCACCATTTGCCAGGGACGTATTGTATTGTTGTTAACGGCAACGCCATTTAACAACAGCCCGGCTGATATTTTCGCTCTTCTTAAACTGTTCATTGTTCCGGGTAAATCGGGCATTACTCTGGAAGATAATCTCGAAGCAAGGTTTTCACACTATGAGTCTGTTTTCAGGAAGCTCTCTTACATCACAAAGAACTATAATTCAAATGATCCGGATAAGAGAAGTAAAGCCGAACGAACCTATGAACAACTATTTGGAACGTTACCTATTGATCTCAACAGGGTAAAGCAACGGTCGAAAGAACTGGCTGATGAAATACGCAATGTGTTAGAACCGGTTTTGATACGCCGGAACCGGCTGGATTTAAAAAATGATCCTGTGTACAAGAAGGAAGTGATGAATCTTTCTAACACGGAAAATCCCAAAGAGCTGTTCTACGAGTTAACAAAAGAGCAGTCGGCCTTTTATGATGAAATTCAACAGGATTACTTTGGAGATGGAGCGGCATTTAAGGGAGCCATCTATCAGCCCTTTATGTATGAAAATAAAGTAGATGAAGAGGACTTAGACGAAGAAGGGAACCGGTCATTCCAGCAACAACGCAACTTGTATGAATTTATGAGACGATTGCTGGTAAAACGTTTTGAGAGTTCGTTTGGCTCGTTTAGGCAAAGCATTTCCAACTTTATTCAAGTGCATCAGGCTGTTTTGAAGTTTATAGAGCGGTCAGGGAAATATATACTGGACAGAAAAATTATTGAAAAGGTGTACAATGGCTCAGAGGAAGAAATTGAAGAAGCGTTAGAGAAATTTAAGGAATCATTGGATGAAGACCGGCATCCAAGACATGATAAGGTTTATGAAGTAGAAGAATTTGAATTCAAGGATCAATTCTTATCTGATATTAAATCAGACATTGAATTATTGGAGGAGGTCAAAGGAAAGGTTGAACGATTAAACCTTGCTACCAATGATCCAAAGGCTCACCGGGTTATTGAAGAAATAAAAAAGATCATCCATGAAACTCCGAAGCCGGGTGAACCCAAAAGAAAAGTAATCTTATTCACCGAGTATGTGGACACGGTTAAACATCTGAGAACTTTTTTTGAAAAAGAGTTTAAAGACGAGCTGTTTGTAGTGGATGGCAGTCTGGGGAAAAACAAGGCAGAAGAATTGCTGAATAACTTTGATGCCAGCAGAAAAAAAAGTAAACAGGAAGATAAGTACAGTGTCTTGCTAACCAGTGATATTCTTTCGGAAGGCCAGAATCTTAACCGGGCTGGTGCTATCATTAATTACGATATTCCCTGGAATCCAACGAGGGTAATTCAACGGGTGGGAAGAATTAACCGTATCGGGGAGAAGGTGTTTGAAAATCTGAGAATTTATAATTTTTTCCCAACCGAACAGGGGGCGACGGTTGTAAAGAGCCGGGAGATTGCCGCTAATAAGATGTATTTGATTCATAATACACTGGGTGAAGACGTTAAAGTTTTTGATGCAGATGAAGAACCGTCACCATCAGAACTTTTTAACCGGGTAAACAGACACCCTGATGAGAGTGAGGAAATAGCTCCGATTACACAGATAAGACTGAAGTATGACGAAATTAAAAAACACCATGCAGACATTGTCGAGAGAGTCGAAAAATTACCTTACCGTATAAAAACCGCCAAGCAATTCGACAAAAATGAATTACTTGTTTTTAGAAAAAAAAGATTAAGTCTTTTTATCAGTCATATAGCCGATACAGAAGCAGAAAAAATTGTGCCGGAAACGATCTATTCTCTTTTAGATGCCATTCCTCATATTGAATGTGGCAACGATGAGCCAACCCTGCCGTTAAGCCCACGCTTCTGGACATGCTATGAATCTGTAAAAGCTCACAAAATGGACTACACATCAACTCATTCAGAAATTTCTTTTGAGGTAAAAGCCATCAACGTTTTGAAAGCTGCACTGCATCATTTTAAGCAGGAATTTCAACCTGAGATTCCATTTATACGAACCCTGATTAAAG of Balneolaceae bacterium contains these proteins:
- a CDS encoding DNA methyltransferase translates to MDLLSNVTVCDPAAGSGAFEVGMLHVLHDILDNLYHRHNAPKDLPEWDDFEQKKSIIARSLYGVEVKEWAVWINQLRLWLTLFIDMPDDYKNSLQPLLPSLNFKVRQGDSLVQRIGNKLFPGSGARPSLQKYKTQDHRAEKGQGGFLLQQGRFV
- a CDS encoding Eco57I restriction-modification methylase domain-containing protein, coding for MDFFYNKGGSYDDLRGKENDIFRAILDEEIVAKRKELRGFANPRGVQGNLLGDSGPAQSNIDLDEKEKEKLKAEITELEDQKKALGENHPLIWNIEFAEIFFDRGGFDVVIGNPPYVRQEGIGDPMGNLEPKDYKNQLEAAVRGDFPKYFTSGIKISGRSDLYTYFYIRSLRLLNEKGRADLYLLQLLAGCGLWRLVATIPAAHDRSGRHCGQPRQAKFCQRRCKYGDYLYGRTQTTQRLDGRNRSVHCL
- a CDS encoding bZIP transcription factor; the encoded protein is MKTDTYQFYLLVKIQRQINQSVDIDKLTSMCSGLAYILLADNKNVTWKLDAFLGATHNCFDGAIRIYWPKFKVSDNRFSHPLWTSDKIENINQRPGGFESYIFNILCDHSSSRFVHEALTWEGANRVFRKIEIEELKKAGNKDEWIDLLEDENADLTARVNGFENENDALRQENFQLKSQVNQFKYQLNEKDTTGNLSEELEEFESVHANYKSL
- a CDS encoding S8 family serine peptidase, with translation MPRILPIKIIHTNHTPISQKGILEAIRRANRESGVRIMVLAVSWDDHKRTHEKPSEYTFALDQLANELDILIFISTGNRNDILRGVNGFLNYPDHFLDEESNLNTPAESMNNITVGAIADNLSGEGLSGIFN
- a CDS encoding S8 family serine peptidase, which codes for MKVLQTEQIQNFSVLKWSHQKRENISKKMPGTSYAAPLAANLAARLMQQYPDITNIQTIKALILNSSREIRFGPDFDNVHKRIRNAVCGLGVPDESICLHSDNHRATFIIEGSIRPEKMEVFELKLPEYLLEADRDMGLLKIHATLCFKFNPVSENQLAYCPVHFAFGFFKNIPVDDIQNGKLSETKLKQGWTEDYYFAKGILSNTQKVDFSISKPDLVTEENTVRIGVHSKLHKYLDGGRKTENTREHSYSLVISIEETTREEVRINNLYDELVAINELEAIGEIEIELEAET
- a CDS encoding helicase-related protein; translation: MPTKAFITNSKTQARTLKKRLHELISHSAELKFLVGFFYFSGWRELYSALKEKEDLTIKLLVGLQIDHLLGKMVEVETEDGEKSNREIADRLMESFSKALNDEELDHEEFYKQVDFFIGLLESGRLQIRKTQEPNHAKLYFFKYDDASKTLIESSFITGSSNLTRAGMQEQNEFNVELRDLGASEAEAYFDELWDTAIRITEDDATKEYLIQLIKNRTQAATVSPFEAYIMVLQTYLELMDQKKIKPQIKDLLEKQGYIEYTYQTDAVKQALTIIDQYHGAIIADVVGLGKSVIASLVAKSLGKRGMIICPPGLMGDPKAKTSGWHKYTQDFKLYDWEVHSAGNLEAASNYLNEWGEDIEIVIIDEAHRFRNQDTQDYEYLSTICQGRIVLLLTATPFNNSPADIFALLKLFIVPGKSGITLEDNLEARFSHYESVFRKLSYITKNYNSNDPDKRSKAERTYEQLFGTLPIDLNRVKQRSKELADEIRNVLEPVLIRRNRLDLKNDPVYKKEVMNLSNTENPKELFYELTKEQSAFYDEIQQDYFGDGAAFKGAIYQPFMYENKVDEEDLDEEGNRSFQQQRNLYEFMRRLLVKRFESSFGSFRQSISNFIQVHQAVLKFIERSGKYILDRKIIEKVYNGSEEEIEEALEKFKESLDEDRHPRHDKVYEVEEFEFKDQFLSDIKSDIELLEEVKGKVERLNLATNDPKAHRVIEEIKKIIHETPKPGEPKRKVILFTEYVDTVKHLRTFFEKEFKDELFVVDGSLGKNKAEELLNNFDASRKKSKQEDKYSVLLTSDILSEGQNLNRAGAIINYDIPWNPTRVIQRVGRINRIGEKVFENLRIYNFFPTEQGATVVKSREIAANKMYLIHNTLGEDVKVFDADEEPSPSELFNRVNRHPDESEEIAPITQIRLKYDEIKKHHADIVERVEKLPYRIKTAKQFDKNELLVFRKKRLSLFISHIADTEAEKIVPETIYSLLDAIPHIECGNDEPTLPLSPRFWTCYESVKAHKMDYTSTHSEISFEVKAINVLKAALHHFKQEFQPEIPFIRTLIKDLTQYRSLPKFTLRRIANVDFEKDKKKAISDLKIALKSTKKRFGEDYLEKLESRIGDMKSEIIIAVENVRN